In the Clostridia bacterium genome, one interval contains:
- a CDS encoding ROK family glucokinase, with product MLVGIDLGGTAIKAGLVDRDGRILIQSSIDTKAGRDYRLIIKDMEKQIEKLLKDYGSGVEDIESIGIGAPGLMNYKSGHVIYCTNLFWNNIPLGVELKEYFKKPVYIENDATVAGLAESLFGSTRNVDNSVFITIGTGIGSGIIINHKVYSGSHFAGSEIGHMIIGDNFYKCNCGNNGCLETFASATAMIKYAIHRLEKDKLKSTILDRAAGKTENINAKMIFDAAKEGDQLGKETVERMIKYLSIGIINVCNILDPEIIAIGGGVSRAGDYLIERLKVEVGKMFFTPNIKYGDIVLAQLGNEAGILGAAFLGNNM from the coding sequence ATGTTAGTCGGAATTGACTTGGGTGGTACGGCAATTAAAGCAGGCTTGGTAGACCGGGATGGAAGGATACTTATCCAATCCTCAATAGATACCAAGGCAGGAAGAGATTACAGACTCATAATTAAGGATATGGAAAAACAGATAGAAAAGCTTCTAAAAGATTATGGAAGCGGAGTTGAGGATATAGAGTCCATAGGCATTGGTGCCCCGGGACTTATGAATTACAAGAGCGGACATGTTATATACTGTACAAATTTATTCTGGAACAACATTCCTTTGGGTGTAGAGCTGAAGGAGTATTTCAAGAAACCGGTGTATATTGAAAATGATGCTACAGTAGCAGGCTTGGCTGAAAGCTTATTCGGTTCCACAAGAAATGTGGATAATTCGGTATTTATTACAATCGGAACTGGTATAGGCTCGGGCATCATAATCAATCATAAGGTTTATAGCGGAAGCCATTTTGCAGGCTCTGAGATAGGACACATGATAATTGGGGACAACTTTTATAAATGCAACTGCGGCAATAACGGTTGTCTTGAGACTTTTGCATCGGCAACTGCAATGATAAAATATGCAATACACAGGCTTGAAAAAGACAAGTTGAAGTCGACAATTCTGGATAGGGCTGCCGGTAAAACAGAGAATATCAATGCAAAGATGATTTTTGACGCTGCCAAGGAAGGAGATCAGCTTGGCAAGGAAACAGTAGAAAGGATGATCAAATACCTTTCCATTGGAATAATAAACGTATGCAACATATTGGACCCTGAAATAATTGCAATAGGCGGCGGGGTATCCAGGGCTGGGGACTATCTGATTGAACGGTTAAAGGTTGAAGTAGGTAAGATGTTCTTTACGCCCAATATAAAGTATGGGGATATTGTGCTGGCACAGCTGGGAAATGAAGCAGGCATACTGGGAGCGGCCTTCCTTGGAAATAATATGTAG
- a CDS encoding PHP domain-containing protein, whose translation MKLYADYHTHTVYSHGTGEIMDNVMAARKKGLTEIAITDHGIRHFAYGVRRKDIARMRDEIDRINDNAEGIKVLLGMECNIISTDGDIDMDDGIRKYLDILLVGFHMMVLPKSAKDVINIYGRNYMSKIFHLGTEGIRETNTESMIKAIRKHKIDIITHPGARIPLDTTLIAREAAKAGTALEINSHSSYMRAEHVIAGAREGAKFVIDSDAHSPQDVGNLQNGLDIAIEAGLTSEQIINAVK comes from the coding sequence ATAAAGCTCTATGCAGATTACCATACCCATACGGTTTACAGCCATGGTACAGGAGAAATAATGGATAATGTCATGGCGGCAAGAAAGAAGGGACTGACAGAGATTGCAATAACGGACCATGGCATTAGGCACTTTGCTTACGGGGTTAGACGCAAGGATATTGCAAGGATGAGGGATGAAATAGACAGGATAAATGATAATGCAGAGGGTATAAAGGTGCTTTTAGGGATGGAGTGCAATATCATAAGCACTGATGGGGATATTGACATGGATGACGGGATACGCAAATATCTTGACATACTTCTGGTAGGCTTTCATATGATGGTATTACCGAAGTCTGCAAAGGACGTAATCAATATATACGGCAGAAATTATATGTCTAAAATATTCCATCTGGGCACAGAAGGAATTAGGGAGACAAATACCGAATCAATGATTAAAGCTATAAGGAAGCATAAGATTGATATCATAACACATCCAGGCGCCCGTATTCCTCTCGATACTACCCTTATTGCAAGAGAAGCCGCCAAAGCCGGTACAGCTCTTGAGATAAATTCACACAGCAGTTATATGAGGGCAGAGCATGTCATTGCAGGAGCAAGAGAAGGGGCGAAGTTTGTGATTGATAGTGACGCCCATTCCCCTCAAGATGTGGGGAACCTGCAGAATGGGCTTGATATTGCCATAGAAGCCGGTCTAACCAGCGAACAAATAATTAATGCAGTAAAGTAG
- a CDS encoding gluconeogenesis factor YvcK family protein: protein MKSNSIKNILYEKGIISGGPNIVAIGGGTGLSVLLRGLKKYTANITAIVTVSDDGGGSGLLREDMGMLPPGDIRNCIVSLANTEPIMEQLMQYRFKEGSLKGQSFGNLFIAAMNDICGSFDSAIKEVSSVLAVTGKVLPVTLENVVLYAELEDGTVIKGESQIPIKQQAANKRIKKVFLKPGNCKPIPEALKEIADADVIILGPGSLYTSIIPNVLVKNIAKAINSSGALKIYVSNIMTQQGETVGYSLSEHIKAINDHGNKLLIDYAIANTGKVPQSLLDKYKTEDASPVLIDYDIIADMGIKVLDGNYVSIENGYLRHDFDALAKRIFKLISEEKPQKDKKRLLDHYFMNGILKKSKRNK from the coding sequence TTGAAAAGCAATTCTATAAAGAATATTTTGTATGAGAAGGGGATAATATCAGGAGGTCCAAACATTGTAGCAATAGGAGGAGGTACTGGACTTTCAGTGCTTCTTAGAGGATTGAAGAAGTATACTGCCAATATAACTGCAATTGTAACAGTATCAGATGATGGAGGCGGCTCGGGGCTGCTTAGGGAGGACATGGGCATGCTTCCTCCCGGAGATATCAGAAACTGCATAGTTTCTCTGGCTAATACCGAGCCTATAATGGAGCAGCTTATGCAGTACAGGTTCAAAGAGGGATCCCTGAAGGGACAAAGCTTCGGGAACCTTTTTATTGCTGCAATGAATGACATCTGCGGCAGCTTTGATTCTGCAATTAAGGAAGTAAGCAGCGTATTGGCTGTGACCGGAAAGGTTTTGCCGGTAACTCTTGAAAATGTAGTGCTGTATGCGGAGCTTGAAGATGGTACGGTAATAAAAGGGGAATCTCAGATACCCATCAAACAGCAGGCAGCAAATAAAAGAATAAAGAAAGTATTCCTAAAGCCTGGCAATTGCAAGCCCATACCCGAGGCATTGAAGGAAATAGCTGATGCCGATGTAATTATACTGGGTCCTGGAAGCCTCTACACCAGTATCATACCCAATGTACTTGTGAAAAATATAGCCAAAGCCATTAACAGCTCTGGTGCTTTGAAGATATATGTAAGCAATATAATGACGCAGCAGGGTGAAACTGTAGGATACAGTCTTTCCGAACATATTAAGGCAATAAATGATCATGGAAATAAGCTTCTCATAGATTATGCTATTGCGAATACAGGAAAAGTCCCTCAATCACTGCTGGATAAATACAAAACTGAGGATGCTTCTCCTGTTTTGATAGACTATGATATAATAGCTGATATGGGAATTAAAGTCCTTGATGGAAATTATGTAAGCATCGAAAACGGATATCTGAGGCATGATTTTGACGCGCTGGCGAAGCGGATATTTAAGCTTATAAGTGAAGAGAAGCCTCAAAAGGATAAAAAGAGACTGCTGGATCATTATTTTATGAACGGTATATTAAAGAAGAGCAAAAGAAATAAGTAA
- a CDS encoding HD-GYP domain-containing protein: MRKILVEKLKEGMVLARTLHTYDGNILLNAGIVLKNSYILKLKDLGIRELYIEDEISHDIVVKDVVSEETRFEARINIKNAMDSIRYGSSLDVKPVRDSVCKMIDELMNVKDTMVNMQDLKSTDLYTFSHSVNVCVLSLITGISMNYDEEKLRELGIGAMLHDVGKTRVPNEILNKAGSLTSEEFEIIKKHTNYGYELLKKSKVLSTYASYIALTHHERYDGEGYPLGLRGEEIHEFARIVSIADVYDAITSDRVYKRRINVNEAVEYLIGMGDHQFDYNIVRNFIEHITIYPPGTCVLLNDGEKAIVVDVNKRYPNRPIIRILMDSEGQIPREPKEIDLTKNNTLLINEIVDDI, encoded by the coding sequence ATGAGAAAGATTCTGGTTGAAAAATTAAAAGAAGGAATGGTCCTTGCCCGGACCCTGCACACTTATGACGGAAATATACTGTTAAACGCTGGTATCGTGCTTAAAAACTCTTATATCCTGAAGCTCAAGGATTTAGGTATAAGAGAACTGTATATTGAGGATGAAATAAGCCATGACATTGTAGTCAAAGATGTTGTATCTGAAGAAACAAGATTTGAAGCCAGGATAAATATCAAAAATGCTATGGACAGCATAAGGTATGGAAGCTCCCTTGATGTTAAGCCGGTCAGGGACAGTGTGTGCAAAATGATAGATGAGCTTATGAATGTCAAGGACACAATGGTTAACATGCAGGACTTGAAGAGCACTGACTTATATACCTTCAGCCATAGTGTCAATGTATGCGTACTATCTCTTATTACAGGCATATCCATGAACTATGATGAGGAAAAGCTTAGAGAGCTTGGAATTGGGGCAATGCTGCACGATGTAGGCAAGACAAGGGTACCCAATGAAATATTAAATAAGGCCGGAAGTCTGACGTCGGAAGAGTTTGAAATAATCAAGAAGCATACAAACTATGGCTATGAGCTGCTTAAGAAAAGCAAGGTGCTGAGTACCTACGCAAGCTATATAGCCCTAACTCATCATGAGAGATATGACGGAGAAGGGTATCCGCTGGGACTCAGAGGTGAAGAAATACATGAGTTTGCCAGGATAGTATCCATCGCTGATGTATATGATGCAATTACCTCGGATAGGGTATATAAGAGGAGAATCAATGTAAATGAAGCTGTTGAGTATTTAATTGGAATGGGAGACCACCAATTTGACTACAATATAGTAAGGAATTTTATTGAGCATATAACCATATATCCACCGGGAACCTGCGTGCTTTTAAACGATGGGGAGAAAGCAATAGTAGTGGATGTCAATAAGAGATACCCCAACAGGCCGATAATTAGAATACTTATGGACAGTGAGGGACAGATACCCAGAGAACCTAAAGAAATTGACCTTACCAAGAACAACACCCTCTTGATCAATGAAATAGTAGATGATATATAA
- a CDS encoding MFS transporter, with protein MKKLDEKSIFRNRNFVLLWLGQLVSLLGNRFHEVASMWYIYQVTGSPLKMGITLVFSTLPAVILGPFAGAVADRYDRKKIIVLSDFINGGIVGVITILMYMGNLEIWMLYLLAGLRSAASTFFGPAVSAITPSIVQKEQLLKANSMNQLSRDFTGILGYAAGGAMIAIMGISGLFLFDSISFTLSAISETFINVPKVRKEAVEKKCMRSEILESIYFIIKKKELLHFVIVGGLVINFFLAPLEIYITLFAGHRLNMDSGGFGILLAAITVGSICMTLLMPAIGRRLGYYTLTFIGLTLEGLLMMLFGVSGSFYTSLVILALMGASICICNVSLSTIFQNLIPNEMMGRVGGILGTICQATIPLGYFIGGMVTEKFDLTAVLVTSGLIVALSGLSTFRIARASEPYLKSSL; from the coding sequence ATGAAGAAATTAGATGAAAAGAGCATATTCAGGAACAGGAATTTTGTACTTTTGTGGTTAGGTCAGCTGGTGTCATTATTGGGGAATAGGTTCCATGAGGTGGCTTCGATGTGGTATATCTATCAGGTGACCGGCTCACCGCTGAAAATGGGCATAACACTTGTGTTTTCCACACTGCCTGCAGTTATACTGGGTCCATTTGCCGGAGCAGTTGCAGACAGGTATGACAGAAAGAAAATTATAGTACTCTCCGACTTTATAAACGGAGGTATTGTAGGCGTCATTACAATACTCATGTATATGGGCAATTTAGAGATCTGGATGCTGTACCTGCTGGCGGGACTCAGGTCTGCGGCGTCTACGTTCTTCGGACCTGCAGTGTCAGCTATTACACCTTCTATAGTACAAAAGGAGCAGCTCTTAAAGGCTAACTCAATGAATCAGCTTTCCAGGGATTTTACAGGCATATTGGGGTATGCGGCTGGAGGTGCAATGATTGCTATTATGGGTATATCGGGGTTGTTTCTTTTTGACAGCATTTCCTTCACACTTTCAGCAATATCTGAAACCTTTATCAACGTGCCAAAGGTCAGGAAGGAGGCTGTGGAGAAGAAATGTATGAGAAGTGAGATTTTGGAAAGCATTTACTTTATTATAAAGAAAAAAGAGTTATTACATTTTGTAATTGTAGGAGGCTTGGTAATTAACTTTTTCCTTGCACCCTTGGAGATTTATATAACACTGTTCGCAGGACATAGGCTTAATATGGACAGTGGGGGATTTGGTATTCTACTTGCGGCAATAACAGTCGGGAGCATTTGCATGACTCTATTGATGCCTGCTATAGGGAGAAGGTTAGGCTACTATACGCTGACATTCATAGGACTTACATTGGAAGGGCTACTTATGATGTTGTTCGGAGTATCTGGAAGCTTTTATACTTCATTGGTCATTCTCGCTTTAATGGGGGCATCCATATGCATATGTAATGTGTCACTGAGTACAATATTCCAGAACCTGATACCCAATGAAATGATGGGAAGGGTAGGCGGCATACTGGGGACAATATGCCAGGCCACTATTCCGTTAGGATATTTCATCGGTGGTATGGTTACTGAAAAATTTGATTTGACTGCTGTTTTGGTAACAAGCGGCTTAATAGTTGCACTTTCGGGGTTATCTACCTTTAGAATAGCCAGGGCTTCTGAGCCGTATTTGAAATCATCGCTTTAG
- the lepB gene encoding signal peptidase I, giving the protein MNENVKTEIISWIKLILSAFVIAFILKTYIFQVALVNQISMEPTLHEGQVLIIAKVNYLFKDPARGEIVVLKDELENKYLIKRVIGLPGEVIDIKNDKVYINGEELKPDYTEVPTQDNGFLESKVPEGKYFVMGDNRLHSRDSRSDTVGFVSRSNIVGKAVFRVWPLSKIGIVK; this is encoded by the coding sequence TTGAATGAAAATGTGAAAACAGAGATAATATCATGGATAAAGCTGATATTATCAGCGTTTGTCATTGCTTTTATACTAAAGACCTATATTTTCCAGGTGGCACTTGTAAATCAGATTTCAATGGAACCAACACTGCACGAAGGCCAAGTGCTGATAATTGCGAAGGTTAACTATCTATTCAAAGACCCCGCGAGAGGCGAAATAGTAGTATTGAAGGATGAGCTGGAGAACAAGTATTTGATAAAGAGGGTAATAGGGCTTCCTGGAGAAGTCATAGATATAAAAAATGATAAGGTTTATATAAATGGGGAGGAGCTAAAGCCTGATTATACTGAGGTACCGACTCAGGACAACGGCTTCCTAGAATCTAAAGTGCCTGAGGGCAAGTACTTTGTGATGGGGGATAACAGGCTGCACAGCAGGGACAGCAGATCGGACACGGTGGGTTTTGTTAGCCGCAGCAATATCGTGGGCAAGGCAGTGTTTAGAGTCTGGCCCTTAAGCAAAATCGGAATCGTAAAATAA
- a CDS encoding glucose-6-phosphate isomerase, protein MKKLGFDYSNSMVKDHEIAYLGEYVKSAHNMLHGKTGAGNDFLGWVDYPKNYDKDELDRILKAAQRIRDFSEVLLVIGIGGSYLGARAAVELLGHSFHNLLPKNKRNAPEIYFLGNNISGAYFKQLMEAIEGKSVSACVVSKSGTTTEPAIAFRFVKAYLEEKYGRTEAAKRIYAITDASRGALKKLATAEGYETFVIADDIGGRYSVLTPVGLLPVAAAGIDVKSILEGARDAWEEYYEPELEKNPCYQYAAVRSALGRKGKAIEVMINYEPSMHFFAEWWKQLYGESEGKDGKGIFPASMDFSTDLHSLGQFLQDGTRNMFETILNVEKPKLEVEIINDEENLDGLNFVSGKTMDYVNKKAYQGTMLAHMDGGVPINILNIPEVNEHYFGKMVYFFEKACGISGYLLGVNPFDQPGVEEYKKNMFALLGKSGYEKLGEELNKRLK, encoded by the coding sequence ATGAAAAAACTTGGTTTTGATTATTCAAACTCTATGGTTAAGGACCATGAGATTGCATATTTAGGAGAATATGTGAAGTCTGCCCATAATATGCTCCATGGGAAGACAGGAGCGGGAAATGACTTTCTAGGCTGGGTGGACTATCCAAAAAATTACGATAAGGATGAACTTGACAGGATATTGAAGGCAGCTCAGAGGATAAGGGATTTCTCAGAGGTGCTGCTTGTAATAGGCATCGGCGGCTCATATCTAGGCGCAAGGGCTGCGGTAGAACTGCTGGGACATTCCTTTCACAACCTGCTGCCTAAAAATAAGAGAAATGCTCCTGAGATATATTTCCTCGGCAACAATATAAGCGGAGCATATTTCAAGCAGCTTATGGAAGCTATAGAAGGGAAAAGCGTCAGTGCATGTGTAGTCTCAAAGTCTGGAACTACTACAGAGCCTGCAATAGCCTTCAGATTTGTGAAGGCATATTTGGAGGAGAAGTATGGAAGGACTGAAGCAGCTAAGAGGATTTATGCTATTACAGATGCTTCCAGGGGTGCGCTTAAAAAGCTTGCAACTGCAGAAGGGTATGAGACCTTTGTAATAGCGGATGATATAGGGGGCAGGTACTCAGTGCTTACTCCAGTGGGACTCCTGCCTGTAGCAGCAGCAGGAATTGATGTGAAGAGCATACTTGAAGGGGCCAGAGATGCTTGGGAAGAGTACTATGAGCCGGAGTTGGAAAAAAACCCATGCTACCAGTATGCGGCTGTAAGAAGCGCACTTGGCAGAAAAGGCAAAGCCATAGAAGTCATGATAAACTATGAGCCTTCTATGCACTTTTTTGCTGAGTGGTGGAAGCAGCTTTACGGAGAAAGCGAAGGGAAGGACGGGAAGGGTATATTCCCTGCTTCGATGGATTTCTCTACTGATTTGCATTCCTTGGGACAGTTCCTGCAGGATGGTACCAGAAATATGTTTGAAACCATCCTCAATGTGGAAAAACCTAAGCTGGAGGTAGAGATAATCAATGATGAGGAAAACCTGGATGGCCTGAATTTTGTAAGTGGAAAGACTATGGACTACGTCAACAAGAAGGCCTATCAGGGCACTATGCTTGCCCACATGGATGGAGGCGTGCCTATAAATATATTGAACATACCAGAAGTCAATGAACACTACTTTGGGAAAATGGTATATTTCTTTGAAAAGGCATGCGGCATAAGCGGCTATTTGCTTGGGGTGAATCCTTTTGATCAGCCGGGAGTTGAGGAATACAAGAAGAATATGTTTGCGCTTCTGGGCAAGTCAGGCTACGAAAAGCTGGGTGAAGAGCTAAACAAAAGATTGAAGTAA
- the whiA gene encoding DNA-binding protein WhiA, which produces MTFSSVTKNEISKIAITNKCCQLALLSALIKMTGTVQIHGVNKIGVRLSTENASIARMLFSLLKSCFEISTRVVVRKNKHLKKNNNYTLYIDSDMGSQEILKAVGILQEGDKGIKFNYKLPHNLLRKACCRKAYLRGVFLGGGSISDPEKTYHLELVTNSEDFAEDIKELLNHYELGAKVVARKGNYVVYIKEGEHIVNFLNIIGGHNALLSLENVRIYKEMRNNVNRIVNCETANLDKTLNAAMRQIENIRYIKNTIGVDKLPAGLAEIAELRLEYKEASLKELGEMMNPVVGKSGVNHRLRKLDQIAENLKDRHKE; this is translated from the coding sequence ATGACTTTCTCATCCGTAACTAAAAATGAAATATCCAAGATTGCCATAACAAATAAGTGCTGTCAGCTGGCTTTGCTGTCAGCACTTATTAAAATGACCGGAACAGTTCAGATACATGGAGTAAACAAGATAGGAGTCAGGCTTTCCACCGAGAATGCTTCTATAGCAAGAATGCTCTTCTCACTGCTTAAGAGCTGTTTTGAAATCAGCACCAGGGTTGTTGTCAGGAAAAACAAACATCTTAAGAAAAACAATAATTACACTTTATATATTGACTCCGATATGGGTTCCCAGGAAATACTCAAGGCGGTAGGTATACTGCAGGAAGGTGACAAAGGCATAAAATTCAACTATAAGCTGCCCCATAACCTGCTAAGAAAAGCTTGCTGCAGGAAAGCCTATCTAAGGGGAGTTTTTCTAGGCGGCGGCTCAATAAGCGACCCCGAGAAGACCTATCATCTTGAATTGGTAACAAACAGTGAGGATTTTGCTGAAGACATAAAGGAGCTCTTGAATCACTATGAGCTTGGAGCAAAGGTGGTAGCGAGGAAGGGAAATTATGTGGTCTATATAAAGGAAGGGGAACACATCGTGAACTTCTTAAATATAATTGGTGGACATAATGCTCTCCTAAGCTTGGAGAACGTTAGAATATACAAGGAAATGCGTAACAATGTCAACAGGATTGTGAATTGTGAGACTGCCAACCTGGATAAGACCTTAAATGCTGCTATGAGACAGATTGAGAATATCAGATATATTAAGAATACAATTGGTGTTGATAAGCTCCCGGCAGGACTTGCTGAAATTGCTGAGCTTAGGCTGGAATATAAAGAAGCAAGCCTTAAGGAACTGGGTGAAATGATGAACCCTGTAGTAGGGAAATCAGGAGTCAACCATAGACTTAGGAAGCTGGACCAAATAGCTGAGAATCTTAAGGACAGACACAAAGAATAG
- the rapZ gene encoding RNase adapter RapZ: MKFLIVTGLSGAGKSQSIKFLEDLGYFCVDNLPPALISKFAEMCADSKDAIDKAAIVIDIRVGKFFDQLSGSLDELRATGNTYDVLFLEASDETLIKRFKSSRRMHPLAADGRIIKGIKAERRKLQEIKSKATNIIDTTNMSPSELKGEIIHLFVEGGKSEGLIINILSFGFKYGIPLDSDMVFDVRFLPNPYYVENLKKYSGTDEGVRNYVMQWPAAVEFMNKLTDMVEFLIPHFIKEGKSQLVIAIGCTGGRHRSVTMVNMLSQKLKENNHRVIVEHRDIEEENYR, translated from the coding sequence ATGAAGTTCTTGATTGTTACAGGCTTATCGGGTGCTGGTAAAAGCCAATCCATTAAATTTCTCGAGGATTTGGGCTATTTTTGCGTAGACAACCTGCCCCCGGCTTTAATCAGCAAATTTGCAGAAATGTGCGCAGATAGCAAGGACGCCATAGACAAGGCAGCCATTGTAATAGACATCAGGGTTGGCAAATTCTTCGATCAGCTTTCTGGAAGTCTTGATGAGCTTAGAGCGACAGGCAATACATATGATGTACTTTTTCTGGAGGCTTCTGACGAAACTCTCATTAAACGCTTCAAATCCAGTAGAAGGATGCATCCTCTTGCAGCAGACGGCAGAATAATAAAAGGGATTAAGGCTGAGAGGAGAAAGCTTCAGGAGATAAAATCCAAAGCCACGAATATCATAGATACAACAAACATGAGCCCATCAGAGCTAAAGGGTGAGATAATCCATCTTTTTGTAGAAGGGGGCAAGTCTGAGGGACTTATAATCAACATACTGTCCTTCGGCTTCAAATACGGCATTCCCTTGGACTCTGACATGGTGTTCGATGTAAGATTTCTTCCCAATCCATACTATGTAGAGAACTTGAAAAAATACAGCGGAACTGATGAAGGCGTAAGGAACTATGTGATGCAATGGCCTGCAGCAGTGGAGTTTATGAATAAGCTTACAGATATGGTGGAGTTCCTGATTCCGCATTTCATTAAGGAAGGCAAATCACAGCTTGTTATTGCCATAGGTTGTACCGGTGGGCGGCATAGATCCGTCACAATGGTCAATATGCTGAGCCAGAAGCTCAAAGAGAACAACCACAGGGTCATAGTAGAACATAGAGATATAGAAGAAGAGAATTATAGGTAA